Genomic segment of Vulpes lagopus strain Blue_001 chromosome 7, ASM1834538v1, whole genome shotgun sequence:
GAGCCGGGACACCTTGAAGGAGCTGCACCTGGCCATCCCCGCGGAGATCAGTGAGGGCCGCCCgggcgcgccccctccccgccccgcccccggccccgcccccgccccggccgctcacctgcgcccccgccccgcccccaccccgccccggccccggccgctcacctgcgcccccgccccgcccccgccccgcccccaccccgcccccgacCCCGGCCGCTcacctgcgcccccgccccgcccccaccccgccccggccccggccgctcacctgcgcccccgccccgcccccaccccgcccccgacCCCGGCCGCTcacctgcgcccccgccccgcccccaccccgcccccgcccccgacccccGGCCGCTCACCtgcgccccctcccgcccccagcccgggaGAAGCTGGACCAAGTGGCGGACGCCGTGTACGGGAAGATGGACCAGCTGTACCAGGGGAAGATGTATTTCCCCGGTAAGGGGGCGGCCGCCACGCGCGGGAATCGGTCGGCCCCCCTCCGCCCGCCGCGGCCTGacctccctcctgcccacctgcccacccccaccaggaTATTTTCCCAACGAGCTGCGAGCCATCTTCCGGGAGCAGGTGCATCTCATCCAGAACGCCATCATCGAAAGTGAGCACGGAGGGCCGAGGGGGTACGTGGTGGGGGAGGGCCACGTATTATTTCAGGAGTccctgggaggctggggctggagggacaTGGATGAGCCCATGGGCAccggaggggggaggggcagctcccCGAGGCAGGGTCCCCCTTCGATCCCGTAGGCAGCGGTAAGGTCCCTTGGATAAACCCCGCgcctccctgccacctccccgccacctccccctgcccaggcctggaGGCCTGCGTGAGTAGTGCTGCCGCCCTGCCCCAGCAGTTGGCTGGGCCACCCGGGGTGAGCCTTGGGGAGGGCAGGAGCTAGGGACAGGTCAGTCCTCTTGTCCCCACAGGCCGCATTGACTGTCAGCGTCACTGTGGTGAGTGAGCCCCTGTGCAGCCCGGAGGACCCAGTGGTGGTGGCGGCCCTGGAGGCCGAGGCGGGGGAGCCCGGGGCTGCGTCTCCTGTGTTGCAGGCATCTTCCAGTACGAAACCATCTCCTGCATCAACTGCACTGACTCACACGTCGTCTGCTTTGGCTACAACTGCGAGTAGGGctcaggctggggtgggggtgggcttgCCAGGGACCCACCTCTGACCCTCTGTGGCCTTCCAGCCCCCCGGGGGGGGGCGCAGTGGGGGCCTGTCCGTGAGCCCTGGGTTCTGGATCCGGGGCCTCCCCATCTCCACGCCCGTGTGCCCGCAGGTCGTCAGCACAGTGGGAAACAGCCGTACAGGGCCTCCTCCTTTACATGTGAGTTGGGGCAGCTGGGCTCCGGGAGGGCACCGTGACCTCCAACCCTGGCGTTACCTGATTCCAACCCTGCTGTCGTTGTAGAAATAAGTGGCACAAGTAAGTCCCCTGTCCCCAACCACGTGAGTTTTATCAGAGGCAGTGTGCTTGTGAGTCCTGGTGGGTGAGTATGTGCCAAGGCAGCCACAGGAGGCAGTCCCTGGCTGGCCCCGTGCTCAGGACCCCAGCTGCACAGGGGGCAGGACAGTGGCCAGAGCTGGGGAGGGCCCCTCCATGATGGATCTGGCCCAGTGGAGGGACCAGGGGGCCACAGGCCCTAAAGCTTGAGGCTAACTGGGACTCTGTGCTGTATTTCAGACAGGACACCAAAACAAGGTAAGCACCCCACTTACCTTTGCCTCCCCAAAACCCTGGCTGGGTCTTCTGAAAGGGATGTGGGACAGTCAGGAAAGGGGTGGAATGGGGGCCTCCCAGTTGGGGACAGACAGGGACAGTTGGGGACAGGGCAGCCACAGCCGGCAGGGATCTCTGTGCACCTGGGACAACCCCGATGTCACCTCTGCAACCACACCCAAGTGATCAGTTCATGAATAAACATCAGCTGCTTCTCTTCCTGACGATGCACAGAACCACTCCAGCCTTGTGAGTGGcccagagggaagcaggctgaGGCCCCGGGtgggctctggggggggggggggggggctccataCCGAAGGGTTGAGCCTAAGCCAGAGATCAAAACCCAATAGCCAATTTCCCCAAGGGCTGCCCCCCACTTTTGCAGCTTGTGGTGGGAGTCTTGGGTGTGACCCCAGTACTGGCCAGGGGATAACAGGACAGGGCCTCCATACTGAGCTTGGAGGGTTTTGTCTGCGGTGCCCCAGGCCTCCAGCGAAGACCCtgggctggggggccgggggggcaaGGCGGGTGCAGAAGGGCTGAGGGCACCCATGTCTCCCCAACAGTCTGATATCACCAAGCTTCACATGTCTTGAGCCCCCACACTTGGCCAACCTGACTCTAGAAAATGCTTCCGAGTGCCTGACCCAGCACTGATGACCACCGGGTTTGCCAGAGCGGCCCTAGCCTTGAGGTGGAGCCAGACTCAGCTGGACTGTCCCAGCCTGACCCCATGGAGCAGGCTGCCGCTGCCTCGAGCCCCTGCACTCCCAtcagagcctggggctgggccGGGAGCAGTGTGTGGCTTTGTCGGGCGGGGTCACAGAGCTATTAGATGCAATGATTAAATGTCCCTCACATTTCTCATCACGGCGCATCCTTGTCCAGGGAACGGGGGCTGGGGCCCCAGAGATGTCCGTGCCTGTTTACCGCAATCCGTCTGAACACAGCTGGGCAGACTTTCTGCACGGAACCAAGCTTGTGGAGCGGGTGGGTGCTCCTGAGGACTCCCAGCGAGCCGCAGTTTGGTACAAACCAGGGCCAACTTTCGTGCCTCTTGGGGTTCAGGCCCCATTGCACTAAACTTGAGCCATGGGAGCACAGGAGTCCACCTGTGTTCTGCAAACCCTCCACGTGGGTTAAGAGAGATGGGCCGCAAATGGCATGATGTAGACAGACGAGCAGGGACTTGGGAACTAGGGTCCTACCAGGACGGAGCCTAGTGCCTGGAAGGGCTGCCACAGCGGGTTCATGCAGGTCAGGAAAGTTGCACAGGGCACCTGAGAATGACGTCCTGGCAGCTGTGCAGAACAGTCTCCTGGGCCAAGTGCTCGTCCGAGGGGATGGGTGTTGGGAGTGAGGGCTGGTTAGTGGGGCCAGCAGAGCCCTTGCCGCGTCACTGTGGGGTGTGCCCCTCCAGGCTTACCTTTCCTGgccctggggaggaaggagaaggccaGCAAGGGATCTGGCCTGAATATGTGACACGTGGCTTTTTTCCACTGAGAAGAGTGAGAAAGCCTTGTGGCTGGTGTTTGGGGCGGGTGATTCTCAAACAGGGACACTGGTGGAAGGTGGTCTGCCGAAGGCCGGTCTCATGAGGGACCCCAAGCCGGGGATTGTCTGGGTCTGGGCTCCGCACTCTCCAGCGTGGGATTCAAGCTCGACGAGCCATCCAGctttccatctccccacccagcGTTACTTGTCTCGAATTGTCTCTTGTCCACGTGTCAGTAAAGCCAGCGGAAATGTGGCAAATTAGAACAAGTAGGGCCTGCCTCCCACCATCGCCCGCAAAGCCCCTCCTAGTGGGGTCCCCTGGGAAGGGAAGGTAGGGCATGCCCactgtgcattgctggtgggccTTCCAGAGCCCCACGGGTGGGCTCAGGCGACTCCTTGCCACACTGGCCAAGCTCAGGTGCCTGGACGCTGTGGGGATgacctcaccaccaccacccgggGAAGGAGGGAACAGGGCTGCTCAAGGACTGTGAGGCAGTCCCCACACACTGGCATGGGCAGGACATCCAACAGATAAACATCTGTTTTACAAGTTTATTGGATCATCTTGACACAAAATCATTACAGCAGCGTGATATGTCTCTCTCCTTTATCTGGGAATGTCGATAGCAAATCAATTCTTATATAACACATCATACAATTTTGAGGTTCTAGAATCACCGCACAGGATTCTGTAATAGATTACTCTACATGCTAAAGTGACAGTGTTCGTCAGAAGGAAGTCATGACGTCGTTGAAGACCATCACCTCTGAGGAAGTGCATCTCATGGGCGTGGCCTGGGGTCCCCATGCCCCCTCCGTGGGGTGCATTCCAGGGGCCGGGGCCACCCCAGGAGTGAGCCTTCCCAGCAGCTGCGGGCACGACGTGGAACCAACCCTGTGGAGCGTTGAGCAACAGGAAGGACTTGGAATCCCCAACAGTCCCACCACTCACCAAACAATGCTGACGGAGACACATCTCACTGAACAGGAAAAAACTGTAAACCAAAGGGTGCAGGTTGTGCTCCGTCAGGGATGGTGACTGGACTTCCATGGCAGGTGGCAGCCCCCGTCTGACACACGAACACGCGAGTAGGACGCAGAGAACACAACAGACAGCAGCCTGCACGACCCTCTGGCCACAGCGGAGAGGGCGGAGGGAGTGTCTCTGTGGTGAGCAGGAGCCCCCAGGCAGGGTATCCGGGGGCCTCGTGGGACTCGGATGGCCTCACAGAAGCAGGACACGCCGCCCTGCACCAGCCACCGAGCGCCCGTGGCCTGGATGGCGGTGAGGCCTGCTCCTCAGGCAGCCGGCCTAGCTACTGGAGCCCCCGCCGGTGGGGACTGCATCCGGGTTTCTTGCCAAAGAGAGTGCAAAGAGTCAAAGTAAAAACAACGACAGGATACATCAACGCAACATGTCACCTCGCCACGTCAACACTGGGTGCCCTGTCCCGGCGAGGCCGCAGGCTGGGCTCAGCACTTGGCCAGCGTGGCTTTCATCTCCTCCAGCAAGTTGCTCAGCAGCGTTGAGTCGCTGCATTTCCCGTCGACTGATACGGACTTCTCCCCCTGGAAGAGGGAAAACCACCATGGAATTTTGAAATACAACACAAAGATATTGCCTCGTGACAGTATGTTCATCCTTTTAGTTTTTCATGAGGCCGCCTTCTGTGCTCAGAGAATTAAATGAGGGAGGGGTCCCGGGTCAGATGCGTGTCTGCCTGGAAACAGCGAGGCACGTGAGGCGGCCCGACCCTCGAACTGGAGAACCCCTATCCAGCACTGCGCGGGGCCTCAGCAGACCGTGGGAATTATGCCAAAAACCCGCATCCTCGCTGGGGGACCTCGGGAGGAGCATCCAGAGCCTCGAAGGTCCCGGGGAGGACCGTGGGGAAAGCAGTCTGTGAGCCACCGGGTTGGTTCCCCAGCACTGGGATGTGTAGATGTTGCCCTAACGAGCACATGCACCACGGGATCATGGCCGGGCCAGCCTGGGGCTGAGCCCACACGCAGCAGCCCCGACATGCAGGAGAGAGGCTATGAAGCCTGTGCGCACGCCCTCCACAGCATGAACACAGCCCCGAGTGACTCAGCATCCAAAGACCCGGGAAAGCCCAGCTCAGCTCAGCAGGAAAGACGACCACGGCCAGGCCAGCATGAGGCAGCTGTGGGGCCATCTGGCACAGGCCCACAAGCCTACTCTGAGGATACCCGAATGTCACTGAAACAGGGAAACAGCACACCTCAGCAAAGAAATGTAAGATCTCAAGAACCACCTCCTCCATGGAAGTTCTAGATGTGAACACGTCATCCTCAACACGGAACATGCGCTGGGTGAGACTGATGGCAGACGGCCACAACAGAGAAGACAATCTGGGAACCCGGGCCAAAGGACAGCCTCACCTGGACAGACAGAGGGtaggggcggggaggcgggccgCAGACACTCTAAGAATGCGAACACACGTCCCTGTTGTTGGGGTACCACAGGGACGTGAATAACCCAGTGCCaagaaaggactttttttttttaagattttattttattcatgagagagagaaagagggaaggggatggtgggcagagacacaggcagagggagaagcaggcttcatgcagggagccagacctgggactcgatcccaggtctccaggatcacgccctggtcctaaggtggcgctaaaacactgagccacccaggctgccctagactttttttttaaaaaaaattttaagtcatctctacccctaacgcagggctcaaactcatgaccctgagatcaactgAAATCGGTGTGATTTTAAAGCACCTAGAGAAAGGTCTGTCCAGGCTAACGCACCCACCAAAACTAGTCCTGGGGACAGGATCTTGAGCCACAGGCCTGTTCTAGAAGAGCCACCAGGAGGCAGGTGCAGATGGTTGTGGTGATCACTGGGGCTGAGGGTCTCCAGCAGCTGTCCTGTGATCCCTGATAGCAGGTCCCACGAAAGGAGGCtgaggggctggtggggggcaAATGCTGAGCCcaagacacaggagagggagggcagaggtgaACGGTAAGCacagatggagaagaaaggaggaggaaccCCTAGCGTGGTCTAACCACACCCAGCCATGAGGACACATGGCCCCATGGACTGCACCCGAGAGCACTCCCGCCAGCATGGTAAAGTCAGGCTCGAAGGTAAGGAACGCCACGTCGACACCAATCACCAGACAGCAAGACTGGCTTTTTGGATAAAGGACTTGACAGCAGACAAAACCCCAATGGGAAGAGAGACATTTGTGGGTCAAGATGCCGTGACGCTCAGTCAACGCATCCGCCAACAGACCCACAGAGCCAGCGAGACTGCCTGCAAGGGCCCAGAGGAATGGAGACCATCGCCATGCAGGGCCCAGTGACAGCGACGGACtgatcctaaccctaaccctgaccctccACGCACCCACGGAGCACCACCCGCCACAGGTGACCACGTCTGCGGCCAGAACACAAATCTCCATACTTTCAAAGACCCAAAATCAGAAGCAGCACATCCTCCAACCAGGGTGGCGTCAAGCTAGAAATCAGGAGTAGAAAAACATCGAAATGCTGGAAAACTAAACACCACAGGTCTAAGGAACCTGTGGGTCACACAACTGGAAGCAGACATCAGAAAATGTCATGAAATGTATAGAAATACGAAAACAGAACCTATAAAAATTTGTGGGGTTCAGCTAAAGTGCTACTTTGAGGGAAACGGACAGCACTAATCTCTACATGAGAAGAGCAGAGTCTCAGCTTCCACCTAAACCACCATataaaagagtaaacaaaaaggaaaaaaagaaaacaatctgtaTTGCTCAAAAACAGCAAAACTTCTACAAAGgtagtttcatttgttttgaagtaggctccatacctagtgtggagcccagcgtggggcttgatctcgtgaccctgagatagACACCTGAGCTGAGCTCGACCGTCGGAGGTccatccaggcgcccccagaaaCACAGCTAAGAAAAACACGCAGCTGATAAACCCGCAGCCAGGAAGACCAAGAAAAACTGGAACACACGTTGCCAACGCAGGACCGAGGGAAGACACCACCACAGACCCGCTGATGGTGAAGAAGAGAACCAAGGACTCTACCCACGTGGATCTGCCAGCTCAGGTGGAGAGCACATGACCCCGGGTTCACCTGAGAGGACGCAGGTAAACCTGGTGAGAGGACCGGCACCGCCCCCAGCCGCCCGAGGAAAGGAGCAAGCAAGCACCGGCCCTACGCACAGTGTCTCCCAGGAGCCACAGGAGGGGGCACACGCCCAACTCTGCCGAGGAGGCTGCGAGTGCCCCAAACACAGGCTCACTGGCCCTCAGCCACACGCTGGAACCCAACAACCGTCAGGGCCCGGAGGGCAAGGGCTGGCTCTGGCAGCGTGGTGGTGGGGCcgaggggtgcctgtgtgggcCGGGGCTCACCTTCTTCACCAGGAGGCAGACGTGGTGGCCCTGGATGGAGCGGCTGTACATGGAGGCGCACGAGTCCACTCTCTCCACCACTGCAACGGAGGGCGCGCGGTGAGGCTGGAGCTGGGCcgcagggggcagaggggcaacCCCACAGGCGTACAAGCCACGTCCCACCTCTTACCAGAAAAATGGTGATGAAAACAGATCTTTGCCAGAAGGTTCTGGAAGGACATACTAATGCCATCGACTTTGATTGAGCTCATGCTCAGGTCCCCAGACTCCAGCAACTTGGCAAAGGCGTCACTGCGGGAAGGACATGGGGCAGAGAGGCTGACAACAG
This window contains:
- the IZUMO4 gene encoding izumo sperm-egg fusion protein 4, which gives rise to MALLLWLGLTAALARGCLHCHGNFSEKFSFYRHHVNLKSWWVGDIPVSGSLLADWSRDTLKELHLAIPAEITREKLDQVADAVYGKMDQLYQGKMYFPGYFPNELRAIFREQVHLIQNAIIESRIDCQRHCGIFQYETISCINCTDSHVVCFGYNCESSAQWETAVQGLLLYINKWHKQDTKTRTTPAFLISPSFTCLEPPHLANLTLENASECLTQH